CGGTTCCACCGTCGCCGGACGCACCGGTTCCTCCCAGAAAGAGACCAACGAATGAGCCGCACAAGCTTCGCCACGTTCGGCAACGAGCTGTACTCGGGCAAGCGCTCCTACCCCTTCGTCGCCAAGCGGAACCTCTGGTTCCTCATCGCCGGCGCCGCCATCCTGATCTCGATCATCATCCCGGTGGTCAAGGGCGGCTTCAACCTCGGCATCGACTTCCGCGGCGGCTCCGAGTTCACCGTCTCCGCGACCCAGAACACCGATGCCGCCATCGGTGAGCGGGCCGTCACCGACGTCGTGTCCGACGCCGTGCCGCGGGTCACCAACATCGCCGCTGACACGATGCGCATCCAGACGGAGCGGCTCTCGGACGACGAGACGCTCAAGGTCCGCGACAACCTCGTCAGCGGGTACGGGGTCGGCGAGGACCAGGTCACCTCGAGTTTCGTCGGCCCGACCTGGGGCGAGGACGTCAGCCGCCAGGCCCTGATCGGCTTCGGCGTGTTCGTCCTCCTGGCCGCGATCCTCATGGCGATCTACTTCCGCACCTGGAAGATGGCCCTGGCGGCGATGGCCGCGCTCGTGGTGGTCATGGTGGTCACCGCCGGCCTGTACTCGCTGAGCGACTTCGAGGTCACGCCGTCGGCGATCATCGGGTTCCTGACGATCCTCAGCTACGCCCTGTACGACACGGTCGTGGTCTTCGACAAGATCCGGGAGAACACCGCCGACGTCACGGTCTCCACGAAGCGCACGTTCGCCGAGCAGGTCAACCTCGCCGTGAACCAGACGCTCGTCCGCTCGATCAACACCTCCGTGGTCGCGATCCTGCCGGTCGCCTCGATCCTGTTCATCGGCTCGTTCCTCCTCGGTGCGGGGACGCTCCAGGACCTCTCGCTGGCCCTGTTCATCGGCATCATCCTCGGCACCCTGGGCACCATCTTCATCGCGGCGCCCCTGTACGCGGCGCTGCGGCTGAACGAGCCGGCCCTGAAGAAGCAGGAGAAGAAGGTCCTCGGCCGCCGCTCGACGGAAGCGGCAGCCGTCTGATCCTCGGCGGCGTCGATCCGACGCGCACACCGGCAGGAACACGATCCTCAGCCGCAGGGCCCGCACGGGCTTCCTGCGGCTGAGGCGGTTCCGGCCCGGCTAGACTTGAAACTGCCGCAGAACCGGCGGCTTGGTGGATCCTTGCCGGATTCCGGACGGAGATAGAGGAACTGGACATGGCTGAAGCGGTGAATCCCGGAGAGGACCAGGGCACTCCGGTGCCCGGAGTCCCCGGACCGATTGCCACCGATGCCCCGCGACCCGCTCCCGCACGCGGGCTGGTGCAGCCCGCATCGCCGACCTCCGCACCGTCGGCCACGAGCGCCGACCAGGTGGCTCCC
This genomic interval from Arthrobacter agilis contains the following:
- the secF gene encoding protein translocase subunit SecF, which gives rise to MSRTSFATFGNELYSGKRSYPFVAKRNLWFLIAGAAILISIIIPVVKGGFNLGIDFRGGSEFTVSATQNTDAAIGERAVTDVVSDAVPRVTNIAADTMRIQTERLSDDETLKVRDNLVSGYGVGEDQVTSSFVGPTWGEDVSRQALIGFGVFVLLAAILMAIYFRTWKMALAAMAALVVVMVVTAGLYSLSDFEVTPSAIIGFLTILSYALYDTVVVFDKIRENTADVTVSTKRTFAEQVNLAVNQTLVRSINTSVVAILPVASILFIGSFLLGAGTLQDLSLALFIGIILGTLGTIFIAAPLYAALRLNEPALKKQEKKVLGRRSTEAAAV